From the genome of Pukyongia salina, one region includes:
- a CDS encoding electron transfer flavoprotein subunit beta/FixA family protein, with the protein MKIAVCISHVPDTTSKINFTEGDTKFDTNGVQFVINPNDEFGLTRAMWFKEKQGATVHVLNVGGPETEPTLRKALAIGADEAIRVNTAPTDGFSVAKQLAHVIAEGGYDLVIGGRESIDYNGGMVPGMIAKLNDANFVNTCIGLEIEGNTATAVREIDGGKETIKTSLPLVIGGQKGLVEESDLRIPNMRGIMQARSKPLHVKEAVDSQAETRSVQFEKPAPRGAVKLVDNVDDLINLLHNEAKVI; encoded by the coding sequence ATGAAAATAGCAGTGTGCATTAGCCATGTGCCAGACACCACTTCGAAGATCAACTTCACGGAGGGTGACACAAAATTCGATACCAACGGCGTTCAGTTTGTAATAAATCCTAACGATGAGTTTGGTCTAACACGAGCGATGTGGTTTAAAGAAAAACAAGGTGCCACAGTACATGTATTAAATGTAGGCGGCCCGGAAACCGAACCTACATTACGTAAAGCTCTGGCCATTGGTGCCGATGAAGCCATAAGGGTAAATACAGCTCCTACCGATGGTTTTTCGGTAGCAAAGCAACTGGCTCATGTAATTGCCGAAGGCGGTTACGACCTGGTTATTGGCGGACGCGAATCTATAGACTATAATGGAGGAATGGTTCCGGGGATGATCGCGAAACTAAACGACGCGAATTTTGTAAATACCTGTATCGGCCTGGAGATCGAAGGAAATACTGCAACTGCAGTGAGGGAGATCGACGGCGGAAAAGAAACTATAAAAACAAGTCTTCCATTGGTGATTGGAGGGCAAAAAGGTCTCGTGGAAGAAAGTGACCTGCGCATCCCGAATATGCGTGGCATCATGCAGGCGAGATCTAAACCCCTTCACGTAAAAGAAGCTGTAGACAGCCAGGCTGAGACCCGATCGGTTCAATTTGAAAAGCCTGCGCCGAGGGGAGCCGTAAAGCTTGTAGACAACGTGGACGACCTAATAAATCTATTACACAACGAAGCAAAAGTGATCTAA